The following proteins are co-located in the Sporolactobacillus pectinivorans genome:
- a CDS encoding M3 family oligoendopeptidase, which translates to MTFEDYKYERPDVDACERAFSAAFDAFKSASSLEEAEDAAGKVNELRKHLDTLFNLVEIRHTVDTNDPFYKAENDFMDETMPIFEGKTTEYYKLLLASPFRKDLEKKWGSQLFALAEAQLKSFSPEVIPLMQLENKWVSKYTRLIAAAKIPFDGEERTLAQLGPYEESEDRAIRETAQKARFGYFAEHEEEFDDIYDHLVKIRTDIARKLGFDNYADLSYFRMARIGYDKAMVKDYREQIRKYVVPVANRLYERQRKRIGVDHLKFYDEPFNFKTGNAKPKGDSDWIIENGKKMYAELSPETGEFFQFMLDHRLMDLLATKGKAGGGYCTYIFDYESPFIFSNFNGTSGDIDVLTHEAGHAFQVYSTHSDILEYRWPTYEGAEIHSMSMEFFTWPWMDLFFKADTEKRKFAHLSSALLFLPYGVSVDEFQHVVYEHPELTPAERKQAWKEIEKKYLPHRDYDGLDYLERGGFWQRQSHIYESPFYYIDYTLAQVCAFEFWKESQEDYKSAWKDYIHLCRQGGSQSFLDLVKTAGLVSPFQKGCVASVVSAVSSWLDHVDDSKF; encoded by the coding sequence GTGACGTTTGAAGATTACAAGTATGAACGTCCGGATGTGGATGCGTGTGAAAGGGCTTTCTCTGCGGCTTTTGATGCTTTTAAGTCAGCCTCATCGTTGGAGGAAGCGGAGGACGCAGCCGGCAAAGTTAATGAACTTCGCAAGCATCTGGATACACTGTTTAATCTGGTTGAGATCAGACATACGGTGGATACAAATGATCCGTTTTACAAAGCTGAAAATGATTTTATGGACGAAACAATGCCCATTTTCGAAGGGAAAACCACTGAGTATTACAAGTTGCTTTTGGCATCGCCATTCAGGAAAGATCTTGAGAAGAAATGGGGCAGTCAGCTGTTCGCGCTTGCGGAGGCCCAGCTGAAATCATTCTCTCCGGAAGTTATTCCACTGATGCAGCTGGAAAATAAGTGGGTTTCAAAATATACACGGTTGATTGCTGCTGCGAAAATTCCCTTTGACGGTGAAGAAAGAACACTGGCGCAGCTTGGTCCGTACGAGGAGTCAGAAGACCGTGCGATACGCGAAACAGCCCAAAAAGCACGTTTCGGCTATTTTGCGGAACATGAAGAAGAGTTTGACGATATATACGATCATCTGGTAAAGATACGGACGGATATCGCCCGCAAGCTTGGGTTTGACAATTACGCCGACCTCAGTTACTTCAGGATGGCCCGTATCGGCTATGACAAAGCGATGGTCAAAGATTATCGTGAACAGATTCGCAAGTACGTTGTTCCTGTGGCAAACAGGCTGTACGAACGCCAACGGAAGCGGATCGGTGTCGATCATCTTAAGTTCTACGATGAACCGTTCAACTTTAAAACCGGCAATGCAAAACCTAAAGGTGATTCAGACTGGATCATTGAGAACGGTAAAAAGATGTATGCAGAGCTTTCTCCCGAAACGGGTGAGTTTTTCCAATTTATGCTCGATCACCGTCTGATGGATCTGCTTGCGACGAAGGGCAAAGCCGGCGGCGGTTATTGCACGTATATTTTTGATTACGAATCACCGTTTATCTTTTCCAACTTTAATGGAACATCGGGAGATATTGATGTGCTGACTCATGAAGCCGGCCACGCGTTCCAGGTTTATTCCACACATTCAGATATTCTTGAGTATCGCTGGCCTACGTATGAAGGCGCGGAAATTCATTCAATGAGCATGGAATTTTTCACTTGGCCATGGATGGATCTGTTTTTTAAAGCAGATACGGAAAAAAGAAAGTTTGCGCATTTGAGCAGTGCTCTGCTGTTTCTTCCATACGGCGTCAGCGTCGATGAATTTCAGCACGTTGTTTATGAACATCCTGAGCTCACCCCTGCAGAACGCAAACAGGCGTGGAAAGAGATTGAAAAGAAATATCTGCCACACAGAGATTATGATGGGTTGGATTATCTGGAGCGCGGCGGTTTCTGGCAACGCCAGAGCCATATATATGAATCCCCATTCTATTATATTGACTACACGCTTGCGCAAGTGTGCGCTTTTGAATTCTGGAAAGAATCCCAGGAGGATTACAAGTCAGCGTGGAAAGATTATATTCATCTTTGCCGGCAGGGAGGAAGCCAGTCTTTCCTGGATCTTGTTAAAACAGCAGGACTTGTTTCTCCATTTCAGAAGGGCTGTGTCGCGTCGGTAGTCAGTGCAGTATCTTCCTGGCTGGATCATGTGGATGACAGCAAGTTTTGA
- a CDS encoding SDR family oxidoreductase has translation MNSYALSGVKGKVVVLTGASSGIGEAAALLLAERDAKVVLGARRTDRLEALAARIAKAGGEVAYASTDVRQRDNLTNLINLACERFGKLDVLVNNAGVMPISPLDDLRVKDWENMIDVNIKGVLYGIAAALPVFRKQGFGHFVNTASTAGYKTVPNQSVYSATKFAVRAISEGLRQEAGDKVRVTIISPGFVRTNFAEGVTNPEVKARLEESRDKFAMPPQAIARAIVYAIEQPADVDVNEIIIRPTAQA, from the coding sequence ATGAACAGCTACGCTTTATCCGGAGTCAAAGGCAAGGTAGTTGTACTCACAGGCGCAAGCAGCGGAATTGGTGAAGCGGCTGCGCTTCTGCTCGCTGAGCGTGATGCGAAAGTCGTACTTGGGGCGCGCCGGACAGATCGCCTTGAGGCTCTTGCGGCCCGCATCGCAAAAGCGGGCGGTGAAGTCGCCTATGCGAGCACAGATGTCAGACAGCGGGACAACTTAACCAACCTCATTAATTTGGCTTGTGAGCGGTTTGGCAAGCTTGACGTTCTCGTGAACAATGCCGGTGTTATGCCAATTTCTCCTCTTGACGACTTGCGCGTCAAGGATTGGGAGAACATGATCGACGTTAACATTAAAGGTGTTTTGTACGGCATCGCCGCAGCGCTGCCTGTTTTTCGTAAGCAGGGTTTCGGACACTTTGTCAATACCGCTTCTACAGCAGGATATAAGACTGTACCGAATCAGTCCGTTTATTCCGCCACGAAATTCGCTGTCCGCGCCATTTCCGAGGGTTTGCGCCAGGAAGCCGGCGATAAGGTGCGGGTGACGATCATTTCGCCTGGTTTTGTCCGGACGAACTTTGCGGAAGGTGTGACGAATCCGGAGGTAAAGGCCCGGCTTGAGGAGTCCCGTGACAAGTTCGCGATGCCACCGCAAGCGATTGCCCGTGCGATTGTGTACGCGATCGAGCAGCCGGCCGATGTAGACGTAAATGAGATCATCATTCGTCCCACGGCTCAGGCATAA
- a CDS encoding TetR/AcrR family transcriptional regulator → MSTHTENQQDKTRNKLLKKLITSVMKKGFQHLRMDDIAKHMDVSRATMYKHFSSKEEVMEGVVRVFVDYIETLEELPPENDEASFGTWFQQLFGQTVSLVGTITDVFLKDLQAAYPELYDRLKVALTKRERQALEFYREGKNKGIFNPINEHFILLQDDLLLREIINAKYLLFNQISIRQVLRDYYQFKKIQLFKAEKLSKIDDSQIEPIIEHLVEKFQRTL, encoded by the coding sequence ATGAGCACACATACGGAGAACCAGCAAGATAAAACCCGAAACAAACTGTTGAAAAAATTGATAACCTCCGTCATGAAGAAAGGTTTTCAACACTTAAGGATGGATGACATCGCCAAACATATGGACGTCAGCAGAGCCACCATGTATAAGCACTTTTCCTCAAAGGAGGAAGTGATGGAGGGTGTTGTTCGAGTCTTTGTGGATTATATCGAAACTCTGGAAGAACTGCCTCCGGAGAATGACGAGGCATCGTTCGGAACCTGGTTTCAGCAATTGTTCGGACAGACTGTATCGCTCGTCGGGACAATAACAGATGTATTTCTTAAGGACCTTCAAGCGGCATATCCGGAATTGTACGACCGATTGAAAGTTGCTTTAACCAAACGCGAACGGCAGGCTCTGGAATTTTACAGAGAAGGAAAAAATAAAGGCATCTTCAATCCGATCAATGAGCATTTCATACTGCTTCAGGATGATCTTTTGCTGCGAGAAATTATCAATGCGAAATATTTGCTTTTTAACCAAATCTCCATTCGACAAGTGCTTCGGGATTATTATCAGTTTAAAAAAATCCAATTGTTTAAAGCTGAAAAACTGTCGAAGATCGACGATTCTCAAATTGAACCCATTATCGAACATCTTGTGGAAAAGTTTCAACGGACGTTGTAG
- a CDS encoding lytic transglycosylase domain-containing protein: protein MTVDDSTLSRLISMTAMDGVQNQSSPLAAATSDNSFSDLLSMLMLMMQQSPEQNGGALNGDASAATSSSSVDIGNSVNSDGTLWQQMESVAPLNLTAGTNGTSSADSEATAALTNDFSAKTADYSGIIDKMAQKYSVDPRLIESVISAESGGNASAVSSSGALGLMQLMPETASSLGVSNALDPAQNIEGGTKYLSNLINRYHGNIPLVLAAYNAGSGNVTKYGGIPPFPETQSYVRRVMGNMEEYSV from the coding sequence ATGACAGTGGATGACAGTACTTTGTCGAGGCTTATTTCGATGACTGCAATGGATGGCGTACAAAATCAAAGCAGTCCTTTGGCAGCAGCAACCTCTGATAACAGTTTTTCAGATCTGTTAAGTATGCTGATGCTCATGATGCAGCAATCACCTGAACAGAATGGCGGAGCGCTGAACGGCGATGCCTCCGCTGCAACATCTAGCAGCAGCGTGGATATAGGTAATTCCGTAAATTCTGACGGTACACTCTGGCAGCAGATGGAGTCCGTTGCTCCGTTAAACTTAACAGCCGGCACCAACGGGACATCATCGGCGGATAGCGAGGCAACAGCCGCCCTGACGAATGACTTTTCGGCAAAAACTGCTGATTATAGCGGAATCATCGATAAGATGGCACAGAAGTATTCTGTGGATCCCCGGCTGATTGAGTCTGTGATCTCTGCAGAATCAGGAGGCAACGCTTCGGCGGTCAGCTCCTCCGGTGCACTTGGCCTGATGCAGCTGATGCCTGAAACAGCCTCTTCGCTCGGTGTCAGCAATGCACTTGATCCTGCTCAGAACATTGAGGGCGGGACAAAATATCTCAGTAATCTGATCAATCGTTATCATGGGAATATTCCACTCGTCCTGGCTGCCTATAACGCCGGCTCCGGAAATGTCACCAAGTACGGCGGCATCCCTCCTTTCCCGGAAACTCAGTCCTACGTCCGACGAGTCATGGGAAACATGGAAGAATATTCAGTTTGA
- a CDS encoding CYTH domain-containing protein: MSRELEIEFKNMLNKEEFIALCRKFGRDDASFFRQVNDYFDTPTFGLKSKKSALRIRHVNDQHDFTLKQPHDGVVLETHQMLSEDENKALIQYGVMPSGEVEQAIAHLGIDVDQLLHIGELVTKRTEFPYQKGKLFLDGSSYLDHHDYELEYEAEKPLTGEQIFQSLLLESAIPRRPSKNKILRLYEAIKERGTSKQ, from the coding sequence ATGTCACGCGAACTGGAAATAGAGTTCAAAAATATGCTGAACAAAGAGGAATTTATTGCTCTCTGCCGTAAATTCGGCCGAGACGATGCTTCATTTTTCAGACAGGTAAATGATTACTTTGACACGCCGACGTTTGGCCTGAAAAGTAAAAAGTCAGCCCTGCGTATCCGTCACGTGAATGATCAGCATGATTTTACTCTGAAACAGCCCCATGACGGCGTGGTTCTTGAAACCCATCAGATGCTATCCGAGGATGAAAACAAAGCACTGATTCAATACGGTGTTATGCCTTCAGGAGAAGTAGAGCAGGCAATTGCCCATCTGGGAATCGATGTGGATCAATTGCTCCATATTGGCGAACTAGTCACAAAGCGGACAGAGTTTCCCTATCAGAAAGGAAAACTGTTTCTTGACGGCAGTTCTTATCTGGATCATCACGATTATGAACTCGAATATGAAGCAGAAAAACCTCTTACCGGAGAGCAGATTTTTCAGTCACTGCTTCTTGAATCCGCCATTCCGCGGAGACCTTCAAAAAATAAAATTTTACGTTTGTACGAGGCAATTAAAGAAAGAGGGACGAGTAAACAATGA
- a CDS encoding GTP pyrophosphokinase codes for MEWEIFLAPYKQAVDELKVKLRGYRDLYEVSGKNSPIEFITGRVKPVPSILDKAKRKGIPIDQLNTQMQDLAGVRVMCQFVDDIMKVVGLIRSRTDLTVVEERDYISEKKESGYRSYHVVVQYPVQTISGEKKILAEIQVRTLAMNFWATIEHSLNYKYKGNIPSDVKARLIGAAEAAFRLDEEMSQIREEIWVAQQRFLQKNADTE; via the coding sequence ATGGAGTGGGAGATTTTTCTGGCCCCTTACAAGCAGGCCGTTGATGAATTAAAGGTTAAATTGCGTGGTTACCGGGATCTGTATGAAGTATCCGGCAAGAACTCGCCGATTGAGTTTATTACAGGAAGGGTCAAGCCGGTCCCCAGCATTCTGGATAAAGCGAAAAGAAAAGGGATACCGATTGATCAGCTGAACACGCAAATGCAGGATCTTGCAGGTGTCCGTGTCATGTGTCAGTTTGTAGACGATATTATGAAAGTTGTCGGTCTGATTCGCAGCAGGACAGACCTGACTGTTGTTGAGGAGCGGGACTATATCAGTGAAAAAAAGGAGAGCGGCTATCGTTCCTATCACGTCGTTGTCCAGTACCCCGTGCAGACAATCAGTGGAGAGAAGAAAATCCTTGCAGAAATTCAGGTCCGCACGCTGGCGATGAATTTCTGGGCAACAATTGAGCACTCCCTGAATTATAAATATAAGGGCAACATCCCATCGGATGTCAAAGCGCGGCTGATCGGCGCGGCGGAAGCAGCATTCCGCCTGGATGAAGAAATGTCACAGATTCGGGAAGAAATATGGGTTGCCCAGCAGCGCTTTTTACAGAAAAATGCAGATACAGAATAA